From the genome of Brassica oleracea var. oleracea cultivar TO1000 chromosome C4, BOL, whole genome shotgun sequence:
AGACTCCAAAAAATAAAATGATCAAAATAGCATTTTTTTATTTTGAAAATTTAAATTTTATTTATTTTTAAAATTTTGAAATCCTGTCTCCAAAACTCCACTCCTCAACTCTAAACCCTAAACCTTAAATTTTAAACTCTACACCCTATTTAAGTTTTTTTTGATATAAGTATATATTTATTTCTTTTAATAAAACATTTAAATTTATTTTGGTCATTTTTATTTTTTAGGTCTATATTTGTGACAAAAACTTTTTTAGGTCTATCTAGGAAATTTCTCTTTTATTTTTACTTTTCATCAACAACAATTTTTATCTTGAATTGTTTCTGTTGCGTTGCAGACAAACAAAAAAATTCTAATATTATTTCAAGTTTTCAACCAACTAGGAATGATTTATACGTATGCTCATGCTTTCTTTCTTCTATAGTGACTATACAAATCATATTTAATCTATACAGAAACCAAGTAAGTTAACACGACTGCACCGGTGGAGGTAAATCGCCGCACGTGGCGGACACAATCACTTTCCCGGCACGTTCTCCCGACTCTATCAGCATCAACACTACTTCCCTCATCGTAGGTCGATCAGACGGCGAAGCTTTAGTACAGAGCACAGCAATTTTCGTAACCGTGATCATGTGAGCAAGAATCACATCGTCTTCTACCTTTGTTAAATAAGGATCCAGTATCTCACATGTCAACGAATGATCTCTGATATGGTTTCTTGTCCACGTGGCAAGATCTCCACCTTGGTCAATCTGTTGAACCGGAGTCTTTCCGGTTAACAACTCAAGAAGTACAACTCCGAAGCTGTAGATATCGCATTTCTCCGTTACTTTCATTGTGTATGCATACTCTGCAAAACAAAATAAACCGGTTTTGAGGTTAAGTCCGGTTAATCTAAATATCTAAACCGTAAGAACATACTTGTTTGATATTACCGGTTATCCCAGAATCTAATTGTCTAAACCGTAAGATCATTAACGTTTTGAGATTAACATCCGTTAATTCAGAATCTAAATGTCTAAACAGTAAGATAATACATGTTTTGAGATTAATCCCAGTTGACTAAGAATCTAAATGTCTAAACAGTAAAAAAATACCGGTTTTGAGATTAAACCCGGTTAACCAATTCTCTAAGCCGTAAAACCAAACCGGTTTTGAGATTAGCCACGGTCAATTCAGAATCTAAATCTCTAAACTGTAGGAACAAACCGGTTTTGAGATTAGTTAACTCGGAATATAAATGTCTAAACGGTAGGAACATACCGGGAGCAATGTAACCATATGAACCAGCGACGGCTGAGACAGATTTGGACACTGGCATGTCAATGACCTTAGCCAAACCAAAATCTCCGACATGAGCTTCAAAGTTCTCATCAAGCAAAATGTTGTTAGACTTGATGTCACGGTGAATGATCCTCGGTTTACAATCATGATGCAAGTAAGCAAGCCCTTCCGCCGCACCGAGCGCGATCCCAAACCGAGTCGGCCAGTCAAGACCATACGACTTCCCTCCGTGCAGAATCTCACCCAAGCTTCCTCGAGACATGTACTCGTACAGCAAGAGATTCGAGTTCGAGCACTGGTGGTAACAGAAACTGTACAGCCTCACAATGTTCCTGTGCCTGATCTTTCCTAGCGTAAGAATCTCCGCGCGGAAACTATTATCCGTATTGTTATTATTACCGCCTTCTCTATTCGATCCGAGCTTTTTAACCGCGATGGTTTTACCCGACGGCATAACCGCTTTGTACACCGTCCCGCACGCTCCTTTACCTATAATGTAGCTTTCGTGGAACCCCTTCGTCGCCTCGAGAATGTCTTTAACGGTGAACCGTTCTTTCGGGACGAAGTAGATGTCAGATTCTTCGAAAAACGGTTCCTTGTCGCACACGTAAGGAGGTTTAGTCTCCACAGGGTGTTGTCTAAGGAAATGAACCACGATAGCTATGAGGAAAAGAGATACACCGCCGACGACGGAAGACAAGATGACAATGATCCTCCGGCGACGCGCGGAGCCTGATCTGAGAGGGGAAAGGTTACTCCAAGAAGAGAGGTTAGAGTCGCAGTTTCTCAAATGCCCGCCGCAGAGTCCTTTATCTCCGAGGAAGCTAGTTAGAGTCATGTTTTGAAAGAGCGGCGTGAGCGGAAGCGGTCCGGTCAAGTTGTTGTACGAGAAGTTGCAGCCTAGTAAGCTCGATAAGTTCTCGAACGTCGTTGGAATCTCGCCGCTCAAGTGGTTGTTGTTAAGAGAAAGGTACATAAGTAGATAAAGATTCCCGAGCTCGGGCGGTATCTCGCCGCTGAAGTCGTTGTAGCTCAAGTTCATCGCGATTTGGAGACTTGATAGCGAGCCTAGCTGAGGCGGTATGCTCCCTGAAAACAAGTTTCCTCCCATCTGGAGCTCCGTTAGATGCGTGAGGTTACCGATGGTATACGGTATGTTGCCGGATAATCTATTGTCGTTGAGTCTGAGGATCTCTAGCTGATGTAAGCTTCCTAGCTCGCATGGTAAATGACCGACGAAACTGTTCCGGCTCAGGTCAAGTCGCTGAAGCATCTTGCAGTTGGAGATCTCCGAAGGGATAGGTCCTGTTAGAGAGTTTGAGGAGACGTTGAAAGTGACTAAGTTGGAGAGTTTGCTGATTTCTTTAGGTAGGCTTGAGGAGAACCGGTTAGCTGCGAGGTGAAGCCTTTGAAGCTTCTGGCAAATCTCTATCTTAGCAGGTAACGGTCCGCTAAACCGGTTTTGATCCAGCTCTATAGCCGAGAGATTAACAAGCTTGCATAAATCTGTTGGGAAGCGACCGGTTAGTCGGTTCCCAACTACTCTAAGCTGCTGGAGCGGTTTGCAGGTCAGGACACCCGGCGGGATTTCTCCGAATATCCGGTTTGAACCGAGATTCAATAAGATGAGATTCGATTGGTTACAGATAGAAGGCGGTATCTTCCCTGAGAGCTGATTCTCCGAGAAGTCAACAACCCATAGAGGACTGTACATGCCGAGACCCGGAGGGATCACGCCGCTGAGGGAGTTGTGGAAGAGCTGAAGCTGACGCATCGAAGTGAGTTTCTCGAAACCGGACGGTATAGGACCGGTTAAGGAGTTAATTGAGAGATCAAGCTTCGCGAGATTCTTCAAGCTGCTAAGCTCGTTCGGTATGGTTCCGGTTAACTTGTTCTGAAACAAATACAACAGCTTCAGCTCACTGATCTTGCTCAGCTCAACTGGGATCTCACCGGTCAACATATTCTCCGAAAAATCGATCTCCATCGCTCTCGTAAGGTTCCCAATCTCCCTTGGGATAGTCCCATTCAGCTGGTTTTGGTAGAGATAAAGCTTCTTCAACGACTTCATGTTACCAATCTCTGAAGGTATCGGTCCAACGAACGAGTTAACGTATAACGCAAGTATCTCAAGCCTTGTGAGGTTCCCAATCTCTTTAGGAATCGACCCTGAGAACTTGTTCTGCCAGAGAATCACCTCCTGGAGTTTAACAAGCTTCCCAATCTCCTTGGGAAGCTCTCCGGAGATGAGATTCTGCGCGAGGCCGAGCAGCTTCAAGTTGAGGCATTGACCAATCTCGTTAGGAAGCTCTCCAGAGAACTCGTTTTGCCCTGCGCGAAACGTAGTCAGCTTGGTGAGTCTCCCTATAGAACGAGGCAGTGGACCGGTCAAGTTGTTGGTATAAGCCACAAGCTCTTCTAGATTATGTAAATCGCCAATCTCTTCAGGCAGAGGACCGGAGAGCTTGTTGTTGCAAATGTTGAAGCTTCTGAGAGCAGACAAGTTCTTGATCTCGACAGGTATAGAACCACCGAACTGGTTGTTGTTCAGAAACATAACTTCTAGATTAGAACAGTTCCCAATCTCCTTAGGAATGTCTCCGGTTAACTCGTTGTAAGCGAGGTTAAGGTAGACCAAGTTAACCAAACCGCCAATGCTTGGGGCTAATACACCAGTGAGGTTCATGGAGTTCAGATCAAGAGATGTCACCGTTAGATTGTTGCTGCAGTTCACACCTATCCAGTTACACGGCGTCTCGTCAATGCCGTTCCAGCTGTGCAGACGGTTGAATGAATCTTGAAATCCTCTGTTCTTCAGCTCCAATAGAAACTGACCATCTCTGTTCAGACATTCTGATGTCCAGACCACAAGTGTTAGAAGAAACAAAACTCCACCAAACATTGGTTGTGGTTCTGTCTTAATCCTCATTGATAAAAAAAACTCAGCACCTGCAACCACATAGATTCACAGTAGAAATCAAATCTTTTTAATCCAAAAGAAACAGAGCATTAACCCTACAGCTTAGATCTATGATTTTGCAACAGGAGAACAAAAAAAGGAATCTTTTAAGAAATGAAATGACTTTTCTTACTTGTGTAAAGGGTTTTAGAATATCTCTCTCTCAGCTTTTGTCTTTTTGATTCCTCAAATTAAAACTCTCAGAGAGAGAGAGAGAGATCTCATTTGATGTTGTGGGAATCAAAAAGAGATCATCTTTGATCTGGGAATCAAGCAGAATCAGAAAACCCACAAAAAGGTGAGAAAATAAATAAAGGAGCTTTTAAATCCAATAAAACTTTATAGATAGCTCCCACGATCCCAAGAATTAAAAAGAGAAGCTAGAAAAAGAGATAGTGATGAGAATCGATGAGTGTATATTCCAATAAGGATTTTTGATTATTATGGAAAGTATAAGCAAGTTTTGCTTTGGCTTGAAGCTCTTATGGCCGACAAGCATGCCTTCTCTCTCTCTCTCTCTCTCTACTGTGTTTGCTATTACAGCTTCTCTCTCTCTCTCTATCTATCTTTAATAGTAGAAGCTTGTGCCTTGTGGGTTTTTTCAGCTTTTTTTCTTTGTCCATTTTGTTCAGTGCCAAGAACATCAATTTTCTAATTGAAAAAGAAGTTGTGGAAAAAAGTAGAAAGTGGCAAGCTTTTACAGGCCAGGGAAAGTGATAGATTTTTTAAAAATATTTTTTTCCACAACAAAAAATTTCCATGGAATAAAGCTTTTCTAGATTTACCGATCGTGACATTTTGGGTTATGGTTATCTAAACCAAACATGTAACATGTTTAAAGAATATAAAATCTAGGAAGTTTTCCAGTTCATATAATTAGCATCCATTTGTGATCATCTGCATACAATGTGAGATGTACTGATATAATTAAACTTTGGAAATTCAAAGAAATTAGTCAAAAGTCATACATTGACTGATCTATATAACTCATTTAATTGATCGAGTAATTCAAGAAAATTCTCTTCTAATATATTTATTTTTAAAATAATGTATAGTTTAAAATGCTGATTATTCTAATTAAAATAAAAATAAAATGAATATTCTTGGGAACATTGCTTTGAGTTAAAGTGATTTAGCCATGAATTAAAATTGTGAATTGACCAAGCAGATTTGCTTTAAATGCTTAAAATGCTTAAAGTCTTCATAATATATTGTTCTGATTACGGTGCCGTATTAAGGACAATGTGATGTGACTGGGGAATATGGGTCCCATGTGGTGATCGTGAGTAAACTATTGAATGGAAAGGCGCTGAATAACTCACCCATCACCGGTCGATGTGGACTTTCTGAAGTTTTTCTTTTATACTCCTACTTTGTTTTTGTCAAGAAAATTAAAATTTGGATTTTCTTTTTACTGTGGGATAAATAAAAATATTTGATTTTTTATTTTCCCTGGAAAGATAAAAATTAAGGTTTTATTTTGTCAACGGAGTTGCTACTCTACAAAATTTATATAACAAAATAAAATAAAAAATGTATTTCTGAATTGAAATTGTGAAACTTTAGAGTTCGAGCTAAGAGACCATTAACTATGGTAAAAAAAAGATCATTAACCATGGTGACTAATAAAAACGACCATTAGTTGTGTAAGAATCATAATTTATTGAAACTCAAACTTAATATGAATTTTCTAACACTATTTTTGGATTTAAATTATAACCTTTTTTAAAACTGTATATTATAATTTTAAAATGTGACAAACATTAAATACGCTAGAAATTGGTTATAATAAACATTAGGATGATTTGTTAGGGCTGTTCAATATGGTAAAATCGAACCGTACCGAACCAAAATAGACAATATAGTTTGGTTTTGGTATATACCATATAAACCGGATGAATATAATTTTATAAAAACCGTAGGATTTGGATATGGTTTGGTATATAACCGATTAAACCGAATAAACCGAACAAAACCGATTAAAAGTAGAAACATGTAAATATGTATCTATTTTATAATAATATATGAAAATCTATTTGTTACATAAGTTAAATTTGTGTTAATAACTATTACCATAATTTTATAGTAATAAAGAACCTTAATTTGTAAAACACTTGAACTATAATTAAATAACAATACATCGCAATTCAGACATCTTATTTTCTAAGTCTTTTTTTGATCTTTTTGTTTTATTTTAGTCTTCACTAAATTAATATGAAGATTATAAATTTGATGGACAATAATTAATGAAAAATTTTCGCAACTTTTTTCTTATATGTAAACAAACAGAGTTTCGTGTTCGATTGAAAAAACATGACTTTAATGAACACTAAATATGGAAAAGTGAAAAAACTTTTCTTTCATGTTTCTGTTTTGTTTCATATTTTTATTTTCAAAATTTGAAGCTTTGATTTTAGTTATAGATTTGATTATTTTATTTGATGGTAAAAGCATTTTTTTTTTTTTTTCATTTATTTGAACATGTAATATATTTTTAATAAATGATTGTGTTGACAATATGACTCTAAAATTCATATAATATGATCTCAAACTAAATAATTATGTTTTTTGGTATAAAACCGATTAAACCGAAAACGGACGGTATATAAACCGAACCGAACCGAAGTAAATATGGATTTAGAATGGTAGTTATATTTTACTAACCGAAATACTGAAAACCGAAAAAACCGAACCTAAACCGAACAGATATCTGGATTGAACACTCCTAGTTTTGTTGGTAAAGACACATTAGGAGGTTCATGTTGCTTGCCACGCAATGATTAAACTATAAGAACAGAAAAGCGCCTTTGCACTCGAACTGGGACCTCGATAATCTTTTTCGATAACATTTTCAAATAAAATATACGTATAATAAAATAACTTTGTACACTATAATTTTTAGATTCCACCCACTGGTTAGAACAAGATTAAGGCGGCAAAATAAAAACATGTGAAACATATTAACAAAACCAAGTGGTTACGTTCATGATACTTTGGATAAGTGGAGTATATGGATAATGGTTAATATGGATCTCCCTAGTCCCTGGTAAGTATCTTTTGTGAATTATAGATTCCAATACTCCCTAGTCCCTGGACTTTAAATCAATAGATTTCAGGGCCAGACTAACAATTGAAGAGCTACTATGCCTTCTAAGGTCAAACAGTCATCATTGATTTAAAGTCTAAATCGAAACATCCGGAAATAGATTGTTTTATATACAAATAAAATAAACCATTAAAAAAATTAAATCCAGAATGAACAATGGTTTTTCAACAATTAATTCCAGTAGTAACCATTTTAAATTAAATTAACGTTTGTGCATTTGATGAGTTGCTATAATTTTATTTTGTAAAATTTAATTTTATTGGACATAAGACATTTTTTTAGTAGGTTTATAGCCACTACTACAGCTACATGTATATCCAATAAAGTTTTCAAATCTAGTTAGGTGATATTTGACATTATTTAAAATGTTCGGCAAAGATAACTGATGGCATCAAACTTAAATTGCGTTTTCATCACTGTGATGCACCATAGGAGGCTACTTGCTACATTGGTCACGCTTCTCTTACTCTTATTCGTCTTCATCTTCTCTTCTATTAAATAATTCTGATTCTTTTGAGTTGAATTGGCCACTTCGACAAGTTAGGAATGGAATATTTTGGTGTAAAATCGTTTGCTTTCCAGTTTTCTTACCAAAATCTTAGTACCTAACTTTTATATTATTAAACATCAGTTGTTATAATGAGATAGCTATGAAAATGTTTTATATTTAATATAAATGTTTAATGAGATCCATGATATATATAACTCGTGTCATAGTTGTTTATATATGGCCTGATCTTAGAAATCAAATAATACTACAAAATGTCTTTATTACAACCCATATGAATAAACAGATAAACGATTCAAATTTCACTACATTAAAATCTTTATTTCGTTGCGGATCTTGCATTGGATATTCACCTCCAAACCTTTCATCTCAATGCCTTGTGACATCTTAATCTAATTCCAACAATAATCGAATTCAAAACGTCTTTATAAGGTAAAACGTATTAATCCTTTTAAAGAATAGAATGCATACATGAACTAACAAATTCATACAATTGAATGAAAACTCTAATCTCGGTCAGACGTCTTCCCTACAAATCTACTAGGTAACTTTACGAAAACATGAAAAAACGATATTTGAAGTGAAGAAATGAGCAATGTTTTGTTTCCTTATACCGTTATAAAAGAACATCAGGTTGGGTCATCTTAGATTAAGCTGCTTAATTGATATTAAACCAATGTTACATTTGACTTAAAAAAGACCAACTCCAACTGTTTCTAATGAAACCAACTCCGATTCTAATTTCTAAACCACAAGCAATAATATATCAGGTAGTTTCGAATAAATAAATTGACGCAGGTTGAGTCGAGTTGGGTTTAACGCGTCGTAGTTTTACAAGTTAAAATAAATCCAAGCTGATTATATATATTTGAAATTTAGCTGCATGCATGTCTGGAGTAATTTCATAGTCTGGAGTAATTTCATAGACCCTTGTAGACTTGTAGTTGTGATGGAGGCATTCGTATATAGTACTAAAATAATCTCACATATGCATCAATCCCAAGATAACACTTAAATGGTATCAAATCTCGAGCAATAAAATTCACTAAACAAAACTTGTTTTCAATGCAAGAGTCCAAGGATTACGCAGCGTTGTATTTTTGCAAAATTTAATAATAACAATGCAAATTTTTAATGTCCACTAAAAACAATTTTTAACACTGGTTCATTACATCATTATAATATTTATATTATAAATGATAATTTACTATTTTCAATATACGCAATATCAATGAAATTTCCGGGACAGTGACTCCACTATATAACTTTTTCCTTAATAATTAGATTAGCGATTAATTTATTAGCGATTAATTTTGCATGTACAATTCGATGAACAAAGTTTTCCACATCACACGACCACAATAAATGACTACATCTACAAATTCTGAATTTTTTTATTAATAAATTTGATATTCAATAAAAAACATTCTGAAATTTCTGATAAATTTTCCATTTTATAATATATAAAAATTGCATATATAAAAATCTATAAAACCATTAATTACTAGGTTAGGAGACTTTCACAATAATAAGTTGCACCTAAAAGGAATCGAACCCAAAACTATATCTACCACTAAAAACAATCAAGGTGATGTTAAAAAACGAAGAGAATCGAAGAAAAGATAAGACTAATCAAATGTTTTAAATGTCTTTCTCTATTAGTTTAAAGAGAGCGCACACTGGAAGTTATTAATTAAACCATATGATTAATTAAGCCATATATTTGGATTATTTTTCAAAATTATTAAAAACGGAGTTACTTAGAAGCCCTCGGGTTTTAGATCTGCCAAGCTTTGACTCAACAGGCGTCAATAAGTTTAGCTTTTAATTGGTTTATTATATTTTCTTATGAAAGCATCACTGATCACCCAGGTTTTTCTAATGCATACACATACATTCAGACAAGTCGTGATTTTTCTATAAAAATGAGATGACATATGGGTTAGATGTATATCAACACCAATTTTAAGTACATTTCAAATAAACATTATTATTATTGAAAGTGACAATTATTAAACTGATATGCTTTGCGTTTCGTTATTATCTGAAAATGTAGAATGGTTTGATCCATGCATATATATATCTATGCGTTCTCGTTTCTAGTCAAAACTT
Proteins encoded in this window:
- the LOC106342203 gene encoding probable leucine-rich repeat receptor-like protein kinase At2g33170, with translation MRIKTEPQPMFGGVLFLLTLVVWTSECLNRDGQFLLELKNRGFQDSFNRLHSWNGIDETPCNWIGVNCSNNLTVTSLDLNSMNLTGVLAPSIGGLVNLVYLNLAYNELTGDIPKEIGNCSNLEVMFLNNNQFGGSIPVEIKNLSALRSFNICNNKLSGPLPEEIGDLHNLEELVAYTNNLTGPLPRSIGRLTKLTTFRAGQNEFSGELPNEIGQCLNLKLLGLAQNLISGELPKEIGKLVKLQEVILWQNKFSGSIPKEIGNLTRLEILALYVNSFVGPIPSEIGNMKSLKKLYLYQNQLNGTIPREIGNLTRAMEIDFSENMLTGEIPVELSKISELKLLYLFQNKLTGTIPNELSSLKNLAKLDLSINSLTGPIPSGFEKLTSMRQLQLFHNSLSGVIPPGLGMYSPLWVVDFSENQLSGKIPPSICNQSNLILLNLGSNRIFGEIPPGVLTCKPLQQLRVVGNRLTGRFPTDLCKLVNLSAIELDQNRFSGPLPAKIEICQKLQRLHLAANRFSSSLPKEISKLSNLVTFNVSSNSLTGPIPSEISNCKMLQRLDLSRNSFVGHLPCELGSLHQLEILRLNDNRLSGNIPYTIGNLTHLTELQMGGNLFSGSIPPQLGSLSSLQIAMNLSYNDFSGEIPPELGNLYLLMYLSLNNNHLSGEIPTTFENLSSLLGCNFSYNNLTGPLPLTPLFQNMTLTSFLGDKGLCGGHLRNCDSNLSSWSNLSPLRSGSARRRRIIVILSSVVGGVSLFLIAIVVHFLRQHPVETKPPYVCDKEPFFEESDIYFVPKERFTVKDILEATKGFHESYIIGKGACGTVYKAVMPSGKTIAVKKLGSNREGGNNNNTDNSFRAEILTLGKIRHRNIVRLYSFCYHQCSNSNLLLYEYMSRGSLGEILHGGKSYGLDWPTRFGIALGAAEGLAYLHHDCKPRIIHRDIKSNNILLDENFEAHVGDFGLAKVIDMPVSKSVSAVAGSYGYIAPEYAYTMKVTEKCDIYSFGVVLLELLTGKTPVQQIDQGGDLATWTRNHIRDHSLTCEILDPYLTKVEDDVILAHMITVTKIAVLCTKASPSDRPTMREVVLMLIESGERAGKVIVSATCGDLPPPVQSC